catggccggactaatgggccgtgaagatacaagacagaagacttcctcctgtgtccggatgggactctccttcgcgtggatggcaagcttggcgttcggatgtgaagattcctttctctgtaaaccgactctgtacaatcttaggcccctccggtgtctatataaaccggagggtttagtccgtagaggcaatcataatcatacaggctagacatctagggtttagccattacgatctcgaggtagatcaactcttgtaaaccccatattcatccaagataatcaagcaggaagtagggtattacctctatcaagagggcccgaacctgggtaaacatcgtgtccttgtctcctgttacctttgattctcagacgcacaattcgggaccccctacccgagatctgccggttttgacaccaacaccgggGAAGAGGATTGGCAGTGCCGGTGACCGATTCCATGGACGTAATGGTAAATGGAATGGAAGGGGGATTTACCCAGTTTTGGACCCTTCTTGGGGGAGGTAatgccctactcctgcttttggtaTTATTTCTATTCCGATAAGTTGCATTTCGCTTGATTACAAGGGTGCTTCTTGTGGAAGAAGGCCCATCCTTTTTTTTCACTAGTCCCTAGCTCTTCGTTACATACCGGCCTAGAGTTACATTACGGTCCCTGGGATGCGCCTAAGGTCGACTATTCGGGTAGCATCGTCTCAGCTCTTTTCGGGAGGGGTGACCTGGGTGCCCTCTATATCCTGGAGGGGGGCATCCATCCCAGAGAAAGGCCGTTCATGGCTCTAGGGGACGAGCCCCGTCATCGTTGCCTCATGATCTCGTCAATGAGTCAAATGCCGTATTTATAGTGATGTATTACTAATCATGGGAATTTTTGGCCGAATTAGATGTGTCAGACAATAGTGGCGTCGAACCGCAAAATGAACCTCGCCGACATTTTATGTGTGATGCCTAGCATGGGACACTGCTGGCACTGGCCATTTCTGTGGCGTTCGGTAAAAGTAGTACGCCTCAGGTACTTAGCATAAAACCAGGGGCGTGCTGTAAATATTCGACGCCACTAGTACCGGTGTAGTAGTGGCACTGGTACCAATGGCGTCCTGTTTGGTGCACGCGCCACTAATTATTTACACCTATAAGGGTTTATCTGCTAGTGCCACATCGACGAGGTAGATTAGCAGTcggtcgacccccccccccccccctcgcgataCGAGCCCCACCTCTGTTGCCTATTCTCGGCCCCCGGCGACCTCTGCCGGCCGAAATCGAGCTCGACACCGGGTTACGGTCGGATCCGCTTCCCGGCCTCCCTGCCATTGGACCATCATGTTTCATTTGTTTTTGAAAATTGATCTATCGGTTTTAGGTCATTTTTTGGCTACCTAAATCAGTATCTCTCCACAACTAAAACTGTTTTTCGGGCATCCAAATTTTTAGGCTAGTTGTTGGACATGCTGTAAGATTCGAACTGGATACATTCCCATAGTACATGCGGTCACGCAATATGAGATACGCGGATATGCCCATATACCGTCCATGATCAGCCATCGGTTCAAAGCCTACCGTGTGCAGTCACATGCAACACATTGCCGAACCCTGCTGCAACGGTTCCACGTCTCATAGGTCATAGGCGCTGCCCACGGCCGGCAGCGACAGTCCGGGATTCGAGCCCCTCGCTCTCCCCGCCCTTCGCTGGACGGAGAGCATCCGGAGCTGCAGCGATCAGAAACATGGGCTTCACGTGCATTGGCCGGGGCCCTGACGCTGACATCGCGTTTGAGGCATCGAACTCACTCGGAGCTCACCGAAGGGGACGAGGGCACGCTTTATGGTGCCGCCGATCGATGTGTGCGGCAGACTCCGACGCGTCTCTTCGCGTCTCACGATCTCTGTGGGATGCATTCGTGGACCGTGGCGACCGCCGAAACAGAGGCGCGTCGAATGGGATGGAGAGTTGTGGGCTCGCATGCCACGTGAAAGCTAGGGTCGGATTATGGCAGAGCGCGCACACGTCGTTGCCGCCATCTTTTTTTGTCCACGATGAAAAATGTCAGTGCTGCTACCTTTGCTTTCCGAATATGTCGTCGGTTCTATTGCTGTCTAGTCTAGTTGATTTCTGTATGACGTGGGAATAATGACCATAAAAAGGACTTTGCCATTGCTGCATATTAGGAGCAATGCGCCACAGGCCCACAGCCCACAGGTACGTGACATGGACACGAGGGCGAGGCTACGTCTTCCCTCATATGTGCCATGATCGACGCCTTAAACGGGTTACTAAAGGACACGGAATTATAGAGTAGAACTTTTACAGGATGCACTGCCCACGTGAACGATCGACGTGTTGCCACATGACCCGTGCACCGGCCGCGTTCACCATGTGCCCTTGAATCGGACCGGTCGAACGCTCGTATCAACCTCGGATAGTGCCTTCGGAATCTTGTTGAATTGTCCAACTTCTTGTCTACGTATCGGCCGCGTTGTGTGGAGGGGGAGACGACCACGACATGTGTTTGAAGCTCTTGTGGTGGACCAGCCCACGTCCACGACGCGTCTCCGGCTGGGCTGCCCTCTACGAGTGTGCTATGCTTGGACGATCTTCTCATAATTGGACCGTCGAACTAGTAGTACGTAGACTACTCGAGGAGCACAGAAGGGAGTGAGGCTCCATGGATGCACACCCATGCACAAGACGAAGTTACGTTAGACTAGACGAACCAGGAGAGTACTCTAGCAGATCCTGAAAAAGTGGTCAAACCCGTAAATTTACAGTTTTGATCTCGAGAAAGACGCACCGAATAGATCCATAAAATGGGGTAAATCAAAAAATATTTTCCACCCCCGGATATTATCACCTACATATCCCATACTTAAAATTCTTGAGTCGATATTTAAGGTGAATAGGAACGAGTCAACATCCCCCTCGGTGCCGACACCGGCGACTCCCAAGCTCGATTCCACGACCAGTAGACTTGATTCCGGCGTCAATCTTTGATTCCTGGCAAAAAAGTTTTTTACTGGCCAATTTCTCGCGAAATTGTGGCCTATTCGAGTACCTGCATGGAAGCACCTCCATGGCCAAGCTCCCCATGGGAGCACCTCCACTGGAGGAGGCTGGTCGATGCGGGGCAGGACAGCTCTAGGAGAGCCGGGCGAGGGTGGCCATGCTCGCAGCCCATGGAAGCACCTCCACGGGAGGAGGCGGGTCGAGGCGGGGGAGGCCAACGTTAGGAAGGCCCGAGCCGGGTGGGGGCGGCGATGGGAGCCGGAGTGCTTCTTTAGTGGCGCTCAGTTCGTACGTAAAATATAGACTCGttgaggaagatgaagaaaagaaaaaggacagtTTTACAGTATGGTTTTACGAGATCCATTCTGCATGGACCTTCGCGATACAGTAAAATCATTTTCGGGGTACTGGAAACGCGTTTTTCAGTTTCAGTTTATCCGGTATCTACTAGAGATGTTCTAATCCCTGCAACTTGATTTCTTATTCTCCTCTCCTATATATGTAATTTTTTGGATACATTTTTCATTTAGAAAACAAACCCTCTGTGAATATGTTAATTATCAAAACTGATTTAAGTTTTCAGATCCTCTATTTtagccaattttattttttattattttcagaCTCTAAGTGGTCGTTGGATAGTTGTCCCATGTATGTTGCTTGGCCAGGCGCTGTCCTCTCTACATTCACGTCTTCACCATCCACTAGTGCAGAATTACCTACAAATGAGTCCAAAACCTATCCATTGACAGGCTTTTATACCTGTTCACTTCTATGTACTACATTAGTAGTGAATCCAGACTTCCTGAAACACCTTTAGCCCTGCTGAAGTTTTCATAATGTTAGACAAATAAATTATGGAAAATTCTAGAACCAAGAAGAAGTGTCTTTTTTTGCATACTATGCATTGTGTTTAAGCCGGAGAGTGGAATCTTCTGGATAGTACATACACGTGGTAACATTCAATGTAATGAAGAGAATATCCAACAACCAACACTACtacttagactacccacagtgggagtaagagcaagtacaataagatggcataagcaggctataaggactaGAATATTATATCTTTACTTAGTTGGAGGAGAGAGaataggagagagaagagaagcgggctcttggttagtagccgGCTCTAGCACGTGACCCAAGACGCTTTGTGAGGTTGTAAGATGGGTCAACTACTAATAAAGTAGTACACATATAAAATTTACTATTGTAGATGCCGACTACAAGGTTGGCTATATATGACATGTCAACTCCTTATAGCCGGTtattggctatattattaaccatgctctaatatagatggtaacatcacacatatctaggcaAAGTAGATGATATGCcaagtaattaatgaagaaagagagtcatgtggtaacatagctagttaatagtatgagtaacatcacacatatcaagacaagatgagtctacaacctaataaatgaagttttgcatcataccacatatatgttactccccactatggaggtagtaacatcgactagtaacatatgcatgttactagtcgaAGTTCCTTCCCACTTGCTACCTCTCAACAGTTGGATCGGTTTTATCATGCGACCAACATTCAAAGTTGTCCGTACACTATATAATGGTATATACATGTCATTGGTACTAATAGGTGTCCGGCCCGTCAATGATAACAGGGAcaaagaaagaaatttaacataaGAGGTGAGAGAATATTGGCCCGGTAGCCCGCAAAGATGGCCACAAAGCCGCCGCCGCGGTCATCCGTACAAAAAGACATAGTCGTTGCCCTTCGTGTATGGTGTTGACATGAACATTAGGACGGTGTTGCTCAATTAGGTGGAGGAGCTCGCCATAGTGCCATCCTAGCTATTGGAGAGTGCCATGAAGGATAACGGTAGAGAGATAACAACTGACATGCATATTTGAAAGATAAGATTTTAGGGCTATTGTTGTTGTGGTTGTACCTTCTCATTGGGCTGCCCTAAGCCAGTGCATGAGGGTTAGCAAATTGGCCCGTCGGTGTAGTGTAGAACAGAAATCATGGGCTTCAAATTTGGCCCGTTattggaacccccccccccctacatTGCACTAACGGGTATCTAGCGTCCATCAGTGCTAAAAAAAATCAGTGCTACACCGACAGGTTCTCGGAGAAACCCTATTTGATGCATTTTGCATAAAATAAGCAGCATTTCGCACATGAGAAGCAAAGCAAGCGCTTCGGTGCACCGGGCCATTTAGCTAGCATAGGCAGTATTGGATTGCAGTCTTGCAAACCTTCGATAAAAAATTTGTaacattttttctctgttttggtgACCTTCTAGGAGGTGTCGGTCATTTGTTTTCAATTTCTTGTTTTTTCTTTAgtgtttttatatttttctttgacttcacatttttatttttcaaaaatcAAACATTGTACGCATTTAAAAAAACAAACTTCTCATAAAAGTtttgcaatttcaaaaaatgttcaaagaaaTATAAAGTTGTTGGTGTTTAAAAAAattaattttcaattttttttgaaattttcaaaaactcattgaaattttcaaaaaaaatcatggaaGTTTTGAAAAATGTTTATGGTTTTCAAACAATGTCACCTTTTTCCTAAAGATGttcatgaaaaataaaaaagaatattctaaaatttccaaaaaatgttcactttgaaaaATATGTTTTCATATTTGTCATAAAAGCTGAATATAAAGGCTAACTAAAAAACCATAGAAAAAAGAGCAATCGCTAAAGTTGTCGGATTGTTACGATAGCCGGCTTGATACAGTGCAGGCAAATGGACTGGCCTAGTTAGAAGTAGAACGCCCCTGGTAGGGATTAAAGAATGAACCTTGGGCACTCCCTAAAACAGTTTGCAAGCACAACTGCATAACCGAATCTTCCAAACCGTCAGCGATACCCAATACCTGCAAAGATTGCTTGCGTGGTTTCGTGAAACAGGCCATCAATTCAGAGTTAGCTGACAACCAGATGGATATAACTTCTGCCTCTTGCTAGAGTTTAGACAATTCAAACATGAATCTTTCACTCATTGAGGATGGTTTTTATTGTGTATCTGAGAGGTGGGTTTGTTCTAAGAATATTGTGCCGAGTAATTCTACACATAAAAGTACATTCAAAGAAAAAACTAAATTATTAAATAATTGGAATTCTTCTTTGACAAGTCAACTCATATTGACAATAAAGGGTCCCTGCTTTATATTACAAAGCAACCACCCGATACAACAGGCTCGCTTGGGCCGCAGCACAACCAAGCCACCTGAATCCCAAAACCTTATTCACGTGCATTCTTCGCTTATAAATTTAGCCAAGATCCAAACATCTCAATGTATTCATCCATTCTTACTGTTGAATTCTTCTTTTCGCTCAACAAATTCAAGTTTGTTAGGGTTTAGATACTAGTTTTCTTTGAATGTTTTCTCCCTCGATCTTTTCCCTTTTTTATGATTGGAATGGAATTAGGATTGTTTATGCAGTCCAAACTACTTATATTGAGGGAAAGTAAGATCAATAATTGGCCCCAATTGTCTCTCGTTCTGGTTTGGCGGAAAGCTAAAAATCACTTAAGGTTTATTCTCACACATTGCTCAAGAAGAGCACAAAGCTAAAGCAATTGAAGCTGGTTATACTGAGATGACGGGTTGTCCACTATAAATGATGTTTTTGACTCCTTCTGCACCTGTGGGAGCATCAAGTCATATTTCAATGGTTAGAGATTAGCCTAAAAAAAGGAAGATCTCAATGTTTGGGGAACTTCTACTTTCGACCTCTCGGTCTACTGATGGATCAGACAGTCCGAAGATATTAGCAGCTAGGTATAGTAAATAAGAGCATTGGTTTTATGGGGGAAAAGGGATATCATGGGGCCATTCAAAAGCTCAGCATGCACCCCTTTCCCATGCTCAAGGTGTCGATTCGTTAATTCTATTTCTTGATTGGGTGGGGAAGGGAGATCGGATTTTCAATCCTTGCTGGATGATTCAGAAGGGCCAATATCAGAGGATCGCCTTTAAATGCACGTGATCAAAGAAAGCAACGGAaatcgcattgaaagcaatatGTTTCTGTGCCGCACCATAATGAAACCACCCGTAGTCGCGAATATCTCCTCCTTCCCCAATCCAAGATTGTAGAATGAATATCTAAGAGAGACCTACGAAGAATGTGGCCACAAATCCATAGCAGAGTTCGACCATCCCATATATGTAGGGGGAATCGGAGGAAGAAGACAGATTGATCGTTATGGTAGCAAGAGTGATAGTACAATCTATAATGCTATGTCAACAGGTATATAAGGAAAATACTACGTAAAGAAAAGATGCCCATCCCTCGGGATGGATTTTTAGTTTATCTCGGGAGTGCTCTTCCAGCTTGTCCTGTGTGAAACAGCGCACCAGTCCGCAGCGAGCGGCACATAGGTGCTTCCTGGTTTTTCTCCACCCCAAAATGAGGGGGTCCAACAGAGACCCATTCTGCCGTAGTGACGGTATTTGGGCTACACTGCACAGTTACAATGTGATAAAAGACGCCCAAGCACACCGACGACCAATTTTTATTAGCACCCAAGCTAGATTACACCGTAGGAAGCAAAACACTTGTAACAAGGAAAATGGCATGCACAACGCATGTAGACCTTACTAGATTCGGAATAAGGAAAGCGGTACACGAACAGGGGAGGAACACTCTGAAGACACGAGGGCGGTCGTGGTGCGCGGCTAGCTAGCTATGTGATCCGTCGGTCGATGAGGTGGCTACTGGCAGGGTTTCGTGCAGACGCACTTGCTTTCGAAGCCGTGGAACTTGCACTTGCCCGAGGGGAAGCCCTCGGTGTTGCAGACGTGCTTGCAGTTGTCGTCCCTCCAGCACGCTCCGCGGTACCTGTGGCTCTGCGACTCGCAGTGCCTGTGCCTCGCCTCCGCCACCCTCGTCGTCCCCATCTCTGCAGTTTAATTACTCCGTCGGATCAGACACAAATGGAGAATACTACAGGGTGCATATCTGAGCATCCGCTTGACTTAACAAATTGAGAAGACTAGTTAAGATCACCTGtggcgacgaggaggagaaggaccaAGAGGACGGACGCAACCATATGGCGAGAGGTCGACTCCATTTGCTCTGCTTGCGTGATGCTGGTGGTTTTGCTAGGAAGGGGCGATGTACTCCAACTTAAGGTTACAGCgatatgatttgctaggtgattGTGACGGGGACAATGGGGGTTTATATAGGAGGTTCAGAAGCCTGGGCGCAATTCGAATTCAGCGCAAAGGACTCAATTCTGAAACACAAATGCAGGACGGCTTTTGCGGTGGTTAAAATATTCTGGTGCAGGCAAGATTCGGTTCATTGCTCCTCGACGTCCTCGATGTCTTCAACCGGGGTGCCAATGGCGCCAACAATCTCATCACCCGGTTGCAAGCCGTGCAGAAAGAATACTAGTATTGTACACGGGTCCAGAGGTTCATGCGTGAATGTCTTCAGAATGTAGTGCGGACTGCGGGAGATACATAGAGCATTCAGGCAGGGGTATCTCGTCTGCACGTGTTGATGCTGGGCAGGCTACGGATTCACGAGTAGCGACTAGCTAGAGGGCACGGGTCGCTGCACACTCATCGACTGTTTGCTTTGTTGCGGGAGCTGAGCTACCGACCTGACAGCGCGGACTGGCAATACACGTGATTTACACTGTGATCTGTGCGGACGGTGGTCGGTGGTGGTCAGGCTGTTCCGCGTGCAAGACAACTGGTCGGTGCGTGCTGTGTCGCGTCCGTCCACTCGGAACCCTGCAATTGGCAAAAATAATAAGTCTATATATTACAtaaaactagcacatatgcccgtgcgttgcaacgggagagatttttttgcgagaagcaattggagagataattgatgtgtccaAAAAACAATCTCCATAGCGGGCTGATAGAGAGAGGAGGTGTGATCTTCTCGCGGGTCATGTTTGTCCTGCGAGATCTTCATAGTGGTGGGGCGTAGCGGCAACAATCCAACTcgtgccttttttttctttgggtcCGTCTCTATCTCGGGGTTTTGTCTGCCTCCTCATTTGGTAGCTATGCGGCGACCTTCGGGGCACGGTTGTTTCGACCACTCTCTCTTACGATGGCATAACCGAATGAAAACCTAGTTTTAGCGCATAAATCCTGTTTCATTAGCATATTTAGCGCATAACCAGACATCAATGTCCCTTCTTTATTAGGgtttattctctttgattattttagcGCTCACGTGCCCATAATTTTTTTATTCGAGCCAAACCAAAATATTCTCTTTTGTTGGCCCAAGAAAAAAATTACTCCCTCGGACGACCCAGTAGGAGAGTGCGCCTGAGGCCCAATACTGCCTGTGCGACGGAGCAATTTTTTTCTTGTACCAACTGCATGGGGGCTACTATATGACGTTAGTTGCGTAAAATAGCGCATGGGACGCACATCAGTTCGTGTATGGACCACCACACTGGTAGGCTCCAAGACGACCTGTGTTTGTAAGGTGCGAAAAATCCAAGAAACGATGAGTTGAAGGATTGAAATCATGCCCTCAAGGACCTGACACATGTTGCTAACCACTCGAAAGAGAGAGTCCTACCAACCAATGGCCAGCTCAAACCTTTAAGATCATACTCTAATGTCAGATTGAAAACaatatttgtttttttattattttaaaaaaatataaatTGCTGAATATTCTTGGAATATGAATAATTTTGAAAATCCCagacatttttttcaaattctttaCATTTTCAGCAATACACAACAAAATTTGAAACATTCGAAATTCACAATTTTATTTGAAAACATGAACCTTTTTATAAtaacttgaacattttttaatttatgatttttttgaaaaaggaCACATATTTTGAACATTCAGAACAATttttgcaaacatgtttctttaaaCTCGGACATTATTATGAATTTGCGAACATTTCACTAAAAGAATAATATTTTTGTAtttggaacatttttaaaatgcatttTTTTGGAAAATCTCGAACAACTttgaaaaacacaaagaaaaaatggAACAATTTGTTTTTCAATCTAAACCAATCTTGGAATGGAATTAAAGATTTAAATTTCAGAACATTTTCCAGAACGGAATATATtttaaaattctgaacatttttgaaaCGTTCAATTTTTCTgatatcatgattttttttgaaaagtttgaattttcaaaaaaagggacaaataaaaataaatttggaaaGAAAAAGGACAAAAGAAACAGGAAAGAAAATAGAAATAAATGGAAAAAGAAAATAGCAACATAACACATAACCAAAAAAATGCTTCAGCCCAGCTTGGGCGCACTGTGCCAATTTACGACTATTTTTGAATGAGAATAAAGATTTAAtgttctgaacattttttaaaacataatATATTTTAAAATTATAAACATCTTTTGAAAACTGGAATTTTTATGAtattgtgaacttttttgaaaaaatataATTTACGAAAAAAGGGAGAAATAAAAGTAAACTTGAAAGGAAAAATGACTAAAGAAacaggaaagaaaaagagaaagaaatggaaaaagaaaaaatgaatcaTAGCACCAAAAAAAAGGTTCAGCCCCAGCTTGTGCGCCCTGTGCGAATTTGCAACTATTTGATGCTCGTTGAATAGGGTTTCCCCACGTGTGTGTGCATGAAAATTACTGGGCGGACTTTGCTAGGCCACACTGTGGGCAGCCCATGTACGAAATTCAGGCGTTTTTCCTTTTCTAATAGACGAAagacaaaaatttagtaccacctcgaataaaaaaaatctttttgatggtgaacggatgaaaaaattggagaaacggaccttgctttattagtaggtatagatatagattagtCTTCCCCTAAAAAAAACTTAGTCTTTAGGGTATCTTCAACGGCAACCCGCAAATTTCCTCCTCCATGTGCGGACACGGATGCGAGAGGACGctatccaaccgtagccgcatacatccggcctttcttatttttttttcAAGTCCGCATGATTAAATAGCCACATGCAAAGGGTACAAACATTCAAATAGCCGCATGCATCACTAGTTCAAATTTAAGaaagttcaaatattacatctcAACATTGTTGTCCCCTTTCACCGCCCACagatgctcaatcagatctttttTCAGCTGCTCGTGAGTTGGTCGATGCCGAATGTTGATGCATTCGAATAAACTCTTCAAATGTAGCCAGATTCTAGTTCGaaagttggataggatcacccatgttctcaaattccagAGCTGCGACAACAgcgtcaccctcatcctcgacgatcatgttgtgcatgatcacacaacatgtcatcacctcccacaagatTTCGGATCCCATTGTTTTGCAGGTCCACGAACAACTGCAAAATGGGCTTGCGGAACTCCAAATGCCCTCTTGACATCCTTTCCAGttgcttcttgtctttgggcaaagtggGCCCTTTTTCTGGCCAACTGGGTTTGAGATGGTGCTGACAAAGGTAGCCCATGAAGGATAGATGTCGTCAACCAAATAGCAGGcatgttgtactcatgtccattgaCAGTATAGTGATAAGGAGGAGCATTTCCTTCAGTCAGCCTCGCAAACAACGACGATCGTTGCAGCACATTGATGCCATTGTGAGACTCGGTCATGCCAAAGAAAGCGTGTCAAATCCAAAGATCATGCGATGCAACAGCTTCAaaaatgatggtgggcttcttaacatgaccctgatattgcccTTATAAAGCCttcgggcagttcttccattttcaatgcatccagtcaagagatccaagcaaaTCTGGCCACCATCTTGCTTCTGAGATTTCCAGGAGCCTCTCGATGTCTTCCacagttggttctctcaggtactAAGGTCCGAACACCTCGACCATGGAAGTTGCAAACCTGACAATGGCATCTCCGCATGTGCTCTTAGACATCCATAGGTACTCGTCCCACGAATCAGCGGccatgccatatgcaagcatccggagtGCGACCGTacacttctggtaaccagagaagCCAATCGTTCCCACGACATCCTTCTTCAGGacgaagtagtcatcataggacTGACGCCATGGTACAAACGATCAAAGACAGTCTTGCACATCTGAAAACACCGGTGAAAATGGTCAGCGAATAGTGCATCGGGGGTAAAGTAGTCGGCCATCAGTGTCAAACGCGCCATGTTGGGGTTGAGCACTAGATGACCCTTGGTCCAggccttgaaattgagaacatgctcctccgtACCCCCCGCATCTTCAAGGACCGCCTGCATCATCAGCGTCTCATCGGAGTACTCCTCCTCGTCCATCGAGCTGTTGGACGACTCAACATACTTCTCGTATATGTACTACAAATCGGAATCCGTTGCTAGAAAGAAGAACGGACAACTATTTTCAGCTCCGGCAATTGATCGAACAGTTGCCGGGAATGATGAGAATAGCAGTAGTAGATGGTACCTTGTGGGGCGACCGGAGGATAGGGGTTGAACGGAGACGGAGGAGAAGTGGGATGAAGGCCTGCTGGAGTGTTGGAGGTGACGGAGACACATATTTCCGGCAGCTGTGTGACGTGGTGGCCGGGACGGTGGAGAGGCGGTGACGacaagagagaaagaaggaaggagagaaaatgGGGAGGATGGAGTCGCGGGGTCCGGGAATGCTTTTGGGTGGGCCTGCAGTGTCGGATTCCTATGTTTCATGTGTACGGACTCCCGCAAAGCTCCCCCGCTTCTGTCTTTGTTTTGCAGGAGAAATCACGTTTGGACCGCCCCACGGACCGATACAGGCCCGTGTTGGATGACTCCCGT
This region of Triticum aestivum cultivar Chinese Spring chromosome 2D, IWGSC CS RefSeq v2.1, whole genome shotgun sequence genomic DNA includes:
- the LOC123049651 gene encoding defensin-like protein CAL1, coding for MESTSRHMVASVLLVLLLLVATEMGTTRVAEARHRHCESQSHRYRGACWRDDNCKHVCNTEGFPSGKCKFHGFESKCVCTKPCQ